ttgttgtgttgttcatgccttctatctgtttaacttgcaaatatcatgcTTTCCTTTTTGTTTGTCATATCTACATCTATGTCGTTTCTCATTTGTTGCACTTTCATATAtgccttctaccatgttagttatTCAAGCCTTCTATTTGTTTAGCAATAAAGACCATACTTCCCTTCATGGTTGTTATATCTACATctaagccttctaccatgttagcTAGTGAAATTTACGTTCCTCTATCTTAAATGCtatcattacttctatgcctCCTATCTAGTTTGTTATTGTTGCCCATATGCACAACGTTATTTGTTATTGCTACCTGTGTATATCCCactttattgttattgttatttgcATTTCTTTTACctggttggtactgttatatgtatgctcGGTGAAGAAGATAGAAATGCACAAatggtgttgccgtgccatttgatttgatatcttgagtacATTTCTCACACTATAAAAGTAATGAATTTACTACCGTGGTTTGTTGGTAATCACTTTAAGGATAGGATTGGTCATGACATTGAGGAATATTGACCGTGATTTCTTTCAGTAATTATTTACTGCTTCGCATATTTGTTTGTTGTACTCTTTTCTGTTATGTTCTAGTATTGTTCTATTACTAGTTTACTGGACATGTTATTtcagtgagtatcttttaactaaaaattcTCGTCACTAACTCaccaaggttagacaagatacttattgggtacatggaGTCTATTGTACTCATACTANNNNNNNNNNNNNNNNNNNNNNNNNNNNNNNNNNNNNNNNNNNNNNNNNNNNNNNNNNNNNNNNNNNNNNNNNNNNNNNNNNNNNNNNNNNNNNNNNNNNNNNNNNNNNNNNNNNNNNNNNNNNNNNNNNNNNNNNNNNNNNNNNNNNNNNNNNNNNNNNNNNNNNNNNNNNNNNNNNNNNNNNNNNNNNNNNNNNNNNNactatttatagttatatttaaattttatagcaAATTCACATGTAGTACCAAATTAAGAGATCAATTGTTTTGAACTAAAATAAAAGTGCAACAAGCTCTCGTAGCTCAATTGGATAAAGTGCCCGCTTAGTGAGCGGAGGTTTTGAGTTCAACTCTCAATGAGATTAATTTATTTTCCTATATATTTGTATTTCGCTTTGGTTGTACTCGTTGCGCGAACGAATACAATTGATACATGTTGTTGTATCCATTGCGTCAAGTGATACAAGGTGGTAACAATTGAACAATAGCTACAAAtgataattaagaaaattataattACATACTAAAATCCAATGCTTCATCTACTAGATAAGATGAAGTAAACTAAGTCTAACCAACCAACAGATTTGAGTTTATCTTAATAATTATAAACGTTAATTCCCATCTTAGAACTAGAGACAaacgaaaaaaaggaaaaaaagaaaaaaaaagaggtggCTGAAAAAGAATGAGAATATATAGCACACtgagaaaaaatatattaatttgcTAACTCCATAATACTGACATTTGGAAATACATCCACAAAAAACAAGCAGATCAATATATTTTTCAACACAACAATATTATTTATTCCACATTCTAGGGCTCGCCAATATTGTCCAACACTCATATACAACCCAATTAACATCATATTTATATATTGGCATTTGGacataattattttttaacacGACATTATTATTTATTTCACATCCAAGTAATAGCCAATATTGTCCAATGGTCATGACACAAACAcacacatatattatatatgatcAGATATATCAAATAGCATGAGTTCTTCTATTTTTCGACATGGTGCGCCTCAATATCTTTGGACAAATAAGTGAAAAATCCCAAGAAAGTTATAGGTTCTGAAATGTCTTCGGTCTTCTTCTCATACTCAAGTGTCCATGTAATCCAGTGCTGATCGCAGGATATGTTAACAATGAAATCGTTATACGCTTCCAGGAGATCTCCTCCTATCACTTTCCATGTGTTTGATTTCTTTTCATCATCAATGGCCTCAATGACACACTTAGCAATCTTTGCATTTCCATCTATAATCATTATAAAAAGAGATCCAAAAATATAAAGAGACGTTAATCCGAGCTCATttaatttattccatttattatgTTTCTTCTCACTTTTTTTTCTAAATATTATGTGAAACATTGTATAAATGAAATTTATACGGTTGGATTCTCCAATAATATCACTCCACCCGTGTTGGATATTTCAAAAAAGAATAACTTCTGAAATATCAAACACACGGGCGATGATATTTTTAAAGGAACAGAGCAACATAGATTTAGAACAATTGCATTACTTTTGGAAGTCTTTTTCAAGCACATGATGTGAGACAAATGCAGTAGGCAAATATGGCAAGAAAAAGAAGGGAATTCATCAAATTGAATTACATAGAGGGAAAAGATTAATTTTTGTACTTACCCTCCTTATATTTCCAGGTAACTACAGAACCAACTTCTCCAATCCCACCTTCATGAAGATCAAAACCtgtgacataattggggcttatgttGGATAGATGATGAGGTTTAGTTTGATAAAGGTCATGAAACAAGTGTCCTCCACATTTCACCTCCATTGAAACAACCAACTTGCCTTTCAAACCCATATTTTCTTCTTTGGAATAGCAACAGATAGTGATAAGAAAACAAGTTTGTTAGAAAATATTCAGAACTTGTAGTCTTTATATAGAATTAATTAGTCGTGCCCGAGAAAAGCTTCTAAATAAAATTGGACAAAGACATATATTTGACAAAGGAGTTTTTTTTATCCTGCtacataatttttattatttactaaTGATTTCTTTGTTCATTAACTTATGAGAAATTGAGAACTACTGTCACGTTTTCTAGAAATAATAGGTTTGCGTTCACAAATGTCATACAAAACCTAAATGGGTGCGCATTTGGAGGATTAATTTCACACATGGTCACTAAATTTTATCTTTTGTGTCAATAAAGTCAAATAATTTCATACATGGTCACTAAATTTAAACTTTACCTGTTGTACcagcaaaatcacaaaattatttttgtttcaTTAAAGTCATTGCTCGAAAAATATAACTCATCAGAAGTAGGGGtatacaaaggaaaccgacaaaccgcaccaaacTGATAATCCAattcaaaccgagaaaaaaacctgactatggtttggtttgatgtTAGAAAAAACACGagcataattggtttggtttggttttaactaaacaaaatcaaaccgaaaccaaaccaacccgacatcacatgtataaaagttttaaaaatatttcatacataaaaataattattgtaatgtaatttataaatattttttaaactttttcatagttCTCTCTTTTAATGTATTAATTCAAGCTTGCGCTTAGAATTTTTGAATGGTCAAATATGTTTTATAGCGCATAAAAGTTAGTGATTAAAATAAAGTCCAaagcaaaatcaaatcaataaaaatgctaacataaaaattcaattcaatactaagAATGACAATAGTGttgaatatttattttcttagtttttcattgtcacgacccaaaatccaactagtcgtgatggcacctaacctaaccctctaggtaagccagttaaccgctaacaaattccaataacaattaataaagcaattacataaataaaattatctgaatcttatacatttctcaaaaactgatagtacaaatcatgagcttctaagaatagagtttacaaagctggtatgaagtaaatacatcatcttttTGAAAATTACATAAACATAGTTTTATAAacctaaggctaccatgaacaagaggcagctacaaccagaacgcaggtacatcttcagatccagcttccaacgaacacagcaacatcaacagctaacatctgcatgcaaggtgcagaattgtagtatgagtacaaccgcccccatgtactcaataagtaacaaacctaaccttaggttgaaagtagtgacgagcttgtaccaaggtcgggtcccaacttcaataaccaacaatagttcataacaacttaaacaagtaataccataagtaactcaacaatcaaatgctcagcaaaaatataatttctaaaaatagttctgcctttcaagtacataaatgaaaacccaaatcgtttaccggagttgccaaagatatgaataagtttgaaactAATAATTTTTCCAatatcctttcaataataaataagagtttcatttttcttttcagataaccagtgtaaaacaaatgcatcactatgcccatttACCAATATGTgtaagaagtcatgaatgacatgataccgtacaacatgaggaaaatgcatctctatgtctGTATATCAAatatgcatgccaatgcgatgccactcagtgataaaatcatatgcatactctcagagtatcatttcattcagtcctcccagtcactcagtcttcatagtcactcaatcctcccaaaaCACTCGTCACTCGCACTCAgtactcgtactcagtaggtacctgcgctcactgggggtgtgtatagactccggaggggctccttcagcccaagcactataacaagccaattgtagcataaatcaataaaatatgccgcggcgtgcagcccgatcccataaacattCTCATcatcaggctctcgacctcactcagtcatcaatctctccagtctctcgggctaaaataatgtcatgaaaatcagcccaaaaatgatgatataatgtatcaataaataacaacagagactgggatatgatatgtaatgacatgaatatgactgagtatgaattttcaatttaaaacatataattcacaataatatgacctctgtaggtcccaataatactggcacatagcctcaacatgatttgtttttaatatgattctcagctcaatttctttaacatataaaactacatggaaaatgccaagattattgaATACAAAATTCCATGGAAACAATTAcgtcataatttctatggtgcacgcccacacgcccgtcacgtagcatgtgtgtcacctccaaacaatacacataatacgtatattcagggttcataccctcagctccaagattagaagagttacttacctcgaacaagacgaatccaatgtcgagcaagctataCAATACTTTGGAAATTCCATTCCGCGCGTATCCACATCTGAATGCCttcttgtctcctcaattcaatgccaaCGATCCGAAACTAAAATTCACCCCTTAATGGTACAACAACGATATActatactaagcaacttcaatctataataTCAACATCAAATGTGACCAACATTAGTAACcaattccatagtttaggccatttagacAATTTACCAAACACCTAGTCGGCATACATTTATACatttcttaaccatagaattagttcttccaactatcatcatttatcaataattcatcccaccatcattctttaaCAACTTATAATCCTAACGTCACATGTATGATCAACCATTCTcccccaaccaacaaaattccatcaaataatcacttttcaatctctacaatgggtattcatttaaattgagaatttatggcttccaatcactatATCATGAGTtccaatacttgattcatactcatatttccataataaatccatacatgtatacataatactctcacacccaagaatcatacttcttATGACCTACTTTTaatccaaatcccgaaattgaaaactagggtatggaaccttacctctttgatgaagaacttgagggatttcttatTAAATTTCAAGTCTTGGAgaagaatttgatgaacaagatacttcatctactttctctctctagaacactctcacttctctctaaaatcatcagataatttCCCAGAATAAGCCcaaaagcctatttatcaaaatagggtcgggttataaaaatagaaaaattaaccgtCCAAAATCAagtctgcggtcacataatggatcgcagaatgggtatgcgggctgCACAATGATTGCAaaaatcggtgcccagaactgggctgtttTTGTcctgcgaccagtttgcggtcgcagaagcagtttcaCGATTGCAGAATTGGTCGCGGAATCGCATTTTTCCAgcatttggtaatttggtcataacttcttgtagaatgtccaaatgatgaacgctttgaagcgttagaaactagactcaaagatctctCATTTGAAGTTaagtcttgtgcgaactcacttgaaactttagtctattatgaaattttcaacttctaccttcgatgttgaaacctagcgaatcaagtccgattgacctcaaaatttgcacacaagtcataaatgacataacagacctattcaaatttccagaatcgaattctgaccccgatatcaaaaagtcaacccccggtcaaactttccaaaaattaaactttcgccatttcaagcctaattacactacggacctccaaataattttccggacatgcttctaaatccataatcaccatatagagctatcagaatcataaaaattcaaatccgaggtcatttacatataagtccacatttgatcaacttttctaactttaattttcaattatgagactaagtatctcatttcactcctaattccttccggacccgaatcaactaactcggtaagtcataaaacaactataaagcataaattgagcagtaaatgggtgaACGAGAGTAACGACCTGGCCAGTCATTTCAAGAGTTATAGCctcattttccccatttttgcttatTTGTGTGTTGCTCAACTGTCTTAAGTTTTTTTGAATTGgtagtttgggttcggagtagttttggagtgaaatgaggcacttagactcttagttagaaagctaagttagaaaaagtcaaccgaaagttgacctatgagtaaacgaattcggattGGGATTTTTATGATCAAGTTAGCTTCGTGGGGCAATTTTAGACTTATGTGTGTGTCTAAAATTTAATTTGGAGcttcgtggtagaattaggcttgaattggcgaaagttggaagtttagaagttcttaggcttgaatccgaggttgatttggtgttttggtgttgttttgggtatTCCGAAGGTTCTACTAAGTtcggtagtgatatatgacttgttggaattattggttgaggttccgagggtctcgggtgagtttcggataggtttgggttgtgttgcgctcgtttttcttatgtttcgacatcgtttcttcaactataaatgatatcatattgaacaaatgagctccaatttcttttttgattgaagcattagatccgtatcataattatggtcattttactaagaattaggttgccagatttCGCAGATTAATTACGATATTGCCACTAactgcgtatttaaaaatctgcactatttacaaatattaaaacctacatatctccttcattataaggtcaaattgagtgattcaaaagcctaacttgactaaactttcacaaggaatccattggaggaaTAAAAAGTGACTTTTGGGatcgtttggcatgagaaacgaggcagaataactGGCAAAAACATATATAAAATGATGGTTTGTTtgttcggtcatattttgagttggggagctcgaatttgggcgattttgggggcgattttcaccataaggattggggtaagtgttctctactcagttttggttatatttcatgaatccatcttcatttttgggatttgattgatgatttcaaagtgaaattgagggagttagggtttgagttttggagagtttaagtgaagatttgagggaccaaatggagtccgattttgatgaattttatatggttaaacTCGGAAGAGGACGGGGTTTATTATTTTGCTATTTTTGActaatttcgagacgtgggcccgggggccattttggccgattttggatttttggcatattttgtagtttttattgtggaattcgattctttagattatgttgatagtagtattctaatttatggttagatttggagcttttggagatcGAGTCCAtagacgagggcatcccagagtaggattttacgctgttaaggtaagtaacagttttaactctggcttggagggtataaacccgaagaatttgatatcatgtgaCTGTTTGTAGGTGATAaccacgctaggtgacgggtgtgtgggtgtatacctcgaggtattgagacttggtccgtctcgtgaGGCCTCATagccatcatctgtgtttacgtagttacttgttgttgaacttgtctgccttcatgttagagatgatacttaggctttattcatgctcacattatttgtactcagtcatagaaattattgtatatgtttacctcagtctctattattttctaatatgctgtgatacttgaagtgggttgtgttcccttatttgttgatgatggtggggctagtgaggtacatgattgagtgaggccgagggcctggttgtgaggatattaatatcaTATCGCGTGaattgtccgcgtagcacgtgagttgaccgtgcggctCCAGGTaatgataccatagcgcgtgagttgtccgcatagcacgtgagttgaccgtgcggatccaggtattgatatgatggcacgtgagttgtctgtgcttagcgcttggactttgggagccccttcggagtctgtacacacctccagtgagcgcagagtgttgagcgttgagtgttgagtgcgagtacttagtgatggagtgacattgctgtgaggttgcatttattTTTGCTGTTGCTACATTTACCTGCTAATTTTCCTTGTTGTCTTTCTGATTTATGAAATTACATGTCTACTCTTGTTTgtaattaattgtggaaataataattggattattcttcttagctcgtcactactgctcagttccttagttatttctgttacttattgaggtgcttgtactcatactacaccctgcaatttatgtacagatccaggtgagttagagcgcggcgatcgttgagttcaggccggctatctatGGAGATTGAAAGGTAGCTGCTAgcatccgcaggaccttgttcctcctcttatcatttcttcttttggatagttagacagcttatatatcttagttcatagtttttGATGCTCATGActttgtgacaccccgatgtttggggctcgtttctgtatttttctatattatatttagagttgattttgtttatgaaaaatttaaatgttgaaatgttttattaaattattataatcagtttagtagtaatatttctggaagtaggcttgccttgtaacacgataggctccatcacgaccatggttagatattgggtcgtgacaagttggtattagagcctaggttacataggtatcacgagtcatgagcgggtttagtagagtcttgcagatcggtatagagacgtttgtacttatcttcgagaggcaacagaacctttaggaaaacttcacattcttgaattcttttcgtgcggtattgattcagcttgaagtgtaactctttgaattccttccacgcattcgtatgcgcacatgggcgctcaatatcagttgtgcatcgactaCTTTtgattccctggatgaggtgcgagatgtgatttctgtttGTTGATGTCAGGCCAGTCTGAAGGACATGAGGCcgagttttgactgtagcttgagctttgaggtgttgattgtgtaaGTGTGtgcttgtggtacttttgggaatatttaagagagtattcaacggcttatgagccttagggcggtgtggttttatgtttgggtctcatgtggtgagtctgggttaaGGATTGTTGTGATATGGAGGggcaaagtatcaatttgaaggtaattcagaaggaactcggatagataggacatcttggtagtaggttggattggcatggtaatgggtatgattagttctttgggtgtgtttgaggtaatgagttctacaggtgttttgtggcaatgtcCTTAGGTTTTTGGTGgtctgcgtagcttggttgagttagaaggattttGTCCTGATGGATTGGTTTTGTGCCATAAGGGTTcagagagagttcttgatggttttgagaacaactcttgatacgttcgaggacgaacgtttgtttaagagggggaggatgtaacgacccggccagtcgtttcgagagttataaccccgtttcccctatttctgcttatttgtgtgttgttcagctgtgttgagttgttttgaattggtagtttgggttgggagtagttttggagtgaaatgagacacttagcttcttagttagaaagctaagatagaaaaagtcaaccggaagttaaCCTATGAGTAAACgattttgatttgggattttttTGATTCAGTTAGCTTTGTGGGGTGATTTTAGACTAAGGAGTGTGTCCAGAATgaaatttggaggtccgtagtagaattaggcttgaattggcgaaagttggaagtttagaagttcttagggttgaatccgaggttgatttggtgttttggtgttgttttgggtgttccgaaggttcaactaagttcgggtagtgatatatgactttttggaattattggttgaggtcccaagggtctcgggtgagtttcggataggtttgggttgtgttccgctcgtttttcttatgtttcgatgtcgtttcttcaagcataaatgatatcatattgaacaaatgagctccgatttctttttttgattgaagcattagatccgtattgtaattacggacccgtagcaaaaagaatcgtcaaatttggacatcatatgaggatcttatggtcattttactaagaattaggttgctagatttttcagattaattacgaaattgccgttgacggcgtatttaaaaatctgcactatttgcaaatattaaaacctacatatctccttcattacaaggtcaaatggagtgattcaaaagcctaaattGACTACACTTTtacaagaaatccattggaggcataaaaagtgaCTTTCAGGATCGTTTGGCATGAGAATCGAGGCAGAATATCTGGCAGAAAATATATTAaacgagggtttgttcattcggtcatattttgagttggggagctcggattttggcgattgtGGCGGTGATTTTCAccataaggattggggtaagtgttctctactcagttttggttatatttcataaatccatcttcgtttttgagatttaattgatgatttcaaagtgaaattgagggagttatggtttgagttttggagagtttaagtgaggatttgagggaccaaacggagtccgattttgatgaattatatatggttagactcgggaaaGGATGAGGTTTATTATTCTACCATTTATGactgattttgagacgtgggcccaggggccgagttttggccgatttcggatttttggcatattttgtagtttttattgtgaaattcgattctttagactatgttgatagtagtattctgatTTATGGTTagattttgagattttggagaccgagtccataGACAAGGGCATCCTAAAATAAGATTTTACGATGTTAacgtaagtaacaattttaactctagctttgagggtataaacccggagaatttgatatcgtgtgactgtttggaggtgatacccatgctaggtgacaggcgtgtgggtgtatacctcgagggattgagatTTGGTTCGTCTCGTTAGGCCTCACagccatcatctgtgtttacatagttacttgttgttgaatttgtctgccttcatgttagagatgatacttaggctttattcatgctcacattatttgtactcagtcatagaaattattgtacatgtttacctcagtctctattatttgctaatatgctgtgatacttgaagtgggttgtattcccttatttgttgatgatggtgaggctagtgaggtacatgattgagtgaggccgagggcctggttgtgaggatattaataccatagcgcgtgagttgtccgcgtagcacttgagttgtcctcgtagcatgtgagttgaccgtgcaggtccaggtattgataccatagcgcgtgagttgtacgcatagcacgtgagttgaccgtgcggatccaggtattgatacgatgacacgtaagttgtccgtgattagcgcttgggctttgagagcccctccggagtctgtacacacccccagtgagcgcaaagTATTGagcgttgagtgctgagtgcaagtgctgagtgatggagtgacattgctgtgaggttgcatttacttttgctgcatttacctgttaattttccttatagtcttactgatttatgaaattacctgtctactcttgtttgtacttaattgtggaattaataattggattattctgcttagctcatcactactgctcagttccttagtt
The nucleotide sequence above comes from Nicotiana tabacum cultivar K326 chromosome 12, ASM71507v2, whole genome shotgun sequence. Encoded proteins:
- the LOC107825419 gene encoding kirola-like, with translation MGLKGKLVVSMEVKCGGHLFHDLYQTKPHHLSNISPNYVTGFDLHEGGIGEVGSVVTWKYKEDGNAKIAKCVIEAIDDEKKSNTWKVIGGDLLEAYNDFIVNISCDQHWITWTLEYEKKTEDISEPITFLGFFTYLSKDIEAHHVEK